One Rhododendron vialii isolate Sample 1 chromosome 2a, ASM3025357v1 genomic region harbors:
- the LOC131317437 gene encoding uncharacterized protein LOC131317437, producing the protein MVIRKSEEKLKSYHQDFEDLIHHFNNVTFTHVPRFNNQFVDALAMLASMVEIPIGVKLRRIMIEQRDTPIYQHVMVVDEPDDGHPWYYDIWRFVERGEYPIEANKKDKIAIQRMSAQYIICGENLYRKSHCGMYKLCIHSAETRRIMEEIHEGVCGPHMNGIMLAKRILRQGYF; encoded by the coding sequence ATGGTGATTAGAAAGTCAGAAGAGAAGCTAAAGTCGTACCATCAAGATTTTGAGGATCTCATTCATCACTTCAACAATGTAACTTTTACTCATGTACCGAGGTTCAATAATCAATTTGTGGATGCCTTGGCAATGCTTGCATCCATGGTTGAGATTCCTATTGGTGTGAAGCTAAGGCGAATTATGATCGAACAAAGGGATACACCGATATACCAGCATGTCATGGTTGTTGATGAGCCTGATGATGGTCACCCTTGGTATTATGACATTTGGAGATTTGTGGAAAGAGGAGAATACCCCATTGAAGCAAACAAGAAAGACAAAATCGCTATCCAGAGGATGTCAGctcagtacatcatttgtggagaAAATCTATATCGAAAGTCGCACTGCGGCATGTACAAGTTATGCATCCATAGTGCAGAGACAAGaaggataatggaagaaatTCACGAAGGTGtgtgtggccctcacatgaacGGCATCATGCTCGCCAAGAGGATCCTCAGGCAGGGATATTTCTGA
- the LOC131317436 gene encoding uncharacterized protein LOC131317436 yields the protein MKNRFADALATLASMLELPIGVKLRPVLIEQRGKHVYDYVMNIDEPDDGLPWFYNIRNFVEKGEFPVDSTRKDRIALQRLTSQYIICGGQLYQRSPCRVHKLCVHGDDMKAVHLGGSRLLH from the exons atgaagaaccgcttCGCAGACGCCCTGGCCACTTTggcatccatgctggaacttccaattggGGTGAAGCTGAGGCCTGTCCTGATTGAGCAGAGGGGAAAACATGTGTACGACTATGTCATGAACATCGACGAACCGGACGATGGGCTCCCTTGGTTCTACAATATTCGAAATTTTGTCGAAAAAGGGGAGttccctgtggattcaactaGGAAAGATCGGATCGCACTGCAACGACTCAcatctcaatacatcatctgtgggggacAATTGTACCAACGATCCCCTTGCAGAGTTCACAAGTTGTGTGTTCACGGTGACGACATGAAAgca GTTCATCTTGGTGGCagtcgattacttcactaa